Proteins encoded together in one Ictidomys tridecemlineatus isolate mIctTri1 chromosome 3, mIctTri1.hap1, whole genome shotgun sequence window:
- the Cenpv gene encoding centromere protein V: MRRARSAVATKPRGQKRSGASGTPVVASSGSSNSRARRSASKAGSGSPAATRQPSAKRRPKPSLPRAQEAGPEEPPSPPAEQALLPTPPPPPPTPATPTSSVSTLDLGEQRERWETFQKRQKLSFEGAAKLLLDTFEYQGLVKHTGGCHCGAVRFEVWASADLHIFDCNCSICKKKQNRHFIVPASRFKLLKGAESITTYTFNTHKAQHTFCKKCGVQSFYTPRSNPGGFGIAPHCLDEGTVRSVVTEEFNGSNWEKAMKEHKTIKNMSKE, encoded by the exons ATGCGGCGGGCTAGGAGCGCTGTGGCTACCAAACCGCGCGGGCAGAAGCGGTCGGGTGCCTCCGGGACCCCGGTGGTCGCCTCCTCGGGTTCCAGCAACAGCCGGGCACGGCGCTCCGCGAGCAAGGCCGGGAGCGGGAGCCCGGCGGCCACCAGACAGCCGTCGGCGAAGCGGCGGCCGAAGCCTTCGCTGCCGCGGGCCCAGGAGGCGGGCCCGGAGGAGCCGCCGTCGCCGCCGGCTGAGCAGGCGTTGCTCCCGACGCCACCGCCGCCTCCGCCGACCCCCGCGACCCCGACGTCCTCGGTGTCCACGCTAGACCTGGGCGAGCAGCGGGAGCGCTGGGAGACGTTCCAGAAGCGGCAGAAGCTGAGCTTCGAGGGCGCCGCCAAACTCCTGCTGGACACCTT tgAATACCAGGGCCTGGTGAAGCACACAGGAGGCTGCCACTGTGGAGCAGTTCGTTTTGAAGTCTGGGCCTCAGCAGACTTACATATCTTTGATTGCAA CTGCAGTATTTGCAAGAAGAAGCAGAATAGACACTTCATTGTTCCAGCTTCTCGCTTCAAGCTCCTGAAG ggagcagagagCATAACGACTTACACATTCAATACACACAAAGCCCAGCATACCTTCTGCAAGAAATGTGGTGTTCAGAGCTTCTACACTCCCCGCTCCAACCCTGGCGGCTTTG GAATTGCCCCACACTGCCTGGATGAAGGCACTGTGCGGAGTGTCGTCACTGAGGAATTCAATGGCAGCAATTGGGAGAAGGCCATGAAGGAGCACAAGACCATCAAGAACATGTCTAAAGAGTGA